The DNA sequence GGAATCTAGGAAATAGTCATTTCTAAAGCTATCAGCAAGTCTTTTTGCTCTGGTTTTTGATGCACAAATAAGAGCAACTCTGGTTTTATCAGACTTATATTTCTTCAAATCATCTACAAGGTTTGTAAAATCTTCATGGTATACCCCACTCATTCTTGAAAATATAGAGTATACAGCTTTTACTTCCAATTCTTTTATTCTATTATCAAGACCGGTAAGAGCGATACTTGGAGCTTTATTTAAACTGTAAAACACCTCCTCTGCACCAAATATATCAGGAATATCCTCTTTTTTGTACTGCCCCGATTCTATTCTTCCGGACGCACTTTGATTATATTCATCTTCTGTTCTTCTTGCCTTGTCCATGGTTCTTGCGGGTTCATCAATATATATCAGAGTATTCTTATAATCAAAATATCTTAAAAATGACTGCTCCCCACCAAGAACCTTCTCTCTTGCTGCATAGATATTTACATATTCAAGCTCATCTATTGACCTTTGACTTGCTGGATCGAAACTTTTCATAGCATCTATTTCATCATCCCAAAGTTCTATTCTTACAGGATATTCTTCTGTAAGTGGAAATATATCTATTATTCCTCCTCTTATAGAAAATTGGCCCGGATTGCTTGTTTCAAAGCTTCTCTCATAGCCTATATCCGTCAGCTTTTTTGATATATCTTCTATATCGATAATATCTTCTTTTTTTATCTCCAAAGTAGCTTCACAAAACTTTTGATAGTCTTCAAGCTTATCCATAAGAGCATCTATGGTTGTAACAATGACTCCACCCTCATCTTCTCTTAGATGTTTCCAGACTTCCACTCTTTTTGCTGTTATCTGTGAAGATCTTATATCTGCTGTAAAAAAGAGTAGATCTCTTGCCGGATAGAGGTAGACCCCGCCCAAAAAGCAGCCTATATCTTCATATAGCCTGCTCGCATTGTCCTCATCATATGATATAACAAGTTTCCAAGCTCTTTCTTTCTTCATAAGCTCGGAAATAAGATGTGCTTTTCCCGGTTCAGACATATCACTGACCTGCACCGGGAATCTTTCTTTTTTTATACTTTCTTCTAAAGATTCAAAATCCGCTAATCTTTTTAAGGGATTTTCAAATAAACTCATATTCTTCCTTACTTTGTCTTTTTAGTATTGTATCTGTTCATTGCCATATCGTACCGGCCGTCCACCATAAGCTTTATTGCTTCTATGGCATCAGATGCCGATTCATCCAAGAGCTTCTTATCGGTATCACTAAACCTACTAAGTACATGATCTGCCAGATCCATCTTAGATGGCTTTTCACCTACTCCCACCTTAACTCTCGGGAAATCTGATGTTCCCATATGTGCAATCAATGACTTTATACCATTGTGACCTCCTGCACTTCCCTTTAATCTGATACGCAAATTTCCGGGCTCAAGGTTTATATCATCATAAACAACAATTACATCTTCCGCTTCTATCTTAAAATAATCCATAAATGCTCTCACGGATTCTCCACTATTGTTCATATATGTCTGCGGCTCTAAAATAATTACCTTTTCATTCCCGATCCTAGTCTTAGCAAAAAGACCTTTGTATTTTCTTTCGGATATATCCTCTCCAAGCTCATATGCCAGTTTTTCCACAACATAAAAGCCCGCATTATGCCTTGTATTTACATACTCTCTTCCGGGATTACCCAAACCAACTATTAATTTCATCTTGCTTTCTTTTCTATCTTTATTAAAACCAAATATATTTTTTAATCTGTCAAATAATATCATTAACAAATCACTTTTTCTATAAATGTGGTGGAAATTCCTGTTAAAGCATTTCCACATTAAGTCCTTTTTTACTTTATATCTACAAGTATTGCATCTTCCTCAGAAAAATAATCATCTAATGAACTGCTTAAGCCTGAGGCTTTCCAGGCCTGCTCAAATGATATCTCAGGAAGATTGCTAAGATATACAAAATACAAGTATTATATATCCAAACTATAAAGTTTTCCCCTGATATTTCCTGATACTTTTATATTACTGTAATTTGACGGATACATCCTAGTAGACATCACCTGTTTGCCGTCATTTACAAATACTTCCACTGAGCTTGCATCTATCAAAAGTCTTATATTTTCTATACTCTTAATTTTTAAAAATCTTTTATCTCTTCCATATCCATTTGCAATAAATGAGAGTTCCAAATCACCCCTGCCTGCATCAAAATCCAGCTTTAGAGTATCAAATATTTCTATCTCAAGCTTATCACCAAAGTTTTGAAGTTCCAAATCAAATGCTCTCTTTTCATCCAAAACTTTGTATTCTGTATTTTCTTCACCATACTCAAACGAGAACTTTCTAAGAGATTCCAGTTCTTTAGCAGGCTTCATATACAATGTATTATTGGCAAAGTCAAGCTCCCTAAATACACTCATACAATGCTGATATCCATATTCTACAGTAGGATTTGTATACTTAGCATAGGGCATGCCCATCCAACCAAGCAAGAGTCTTCTTCCATCATGTGCAAAACTCTGTGGTGAATAGAAGTCAAAGCCGAAGTCTGCCTCCTTATACTCTGTTATAAAACCATTGCTTCTAAAATCACCCTCTATAATAAAGTATCCACAGGAGTAAATATTCTGGAATTCATACTTTCCGCCCTCAAGCCCCTGTGGACAGGCCATCAAGATCCACTGTCCATTTATCTCAAAAAGATCCGGACATTCCCACATATATCCTATTCTTGCCATGGTTTCAAATGTACGGATATGTTTCCAGTTATCCAAATCTTCAGACTCAAAAACCAGTGCTTCTCCCTTATCTTCCATAGTTCTGGCACCGATTACCATATAATATTTGTCCTCATATTCAAATACCTTGGGATCTCTTACATGGCAGGACAGTCCATCCGGATAGTCCTTATTGTACATAACAACATTTCTGGAATCTACATTGATTCCATCCTCACTTGTTACATGGACAGTATTATGCTCTCTACCTGCATATACATAGTCAAAATCTCCCTTTTGCTTTACATTTCCGGTATAGAAGATATGCATGGTATCATCCTTTATAAGAGCTGAACCTGAGTACACACCATTTTTATCATATTCCTGATCCGGAGCCATAAATATAGGTGCTTCTTCCCAGTGTAGTAAATCCTTTGACTTTAGATGTGCCCAGTATTTATTGCCGCCCTCCGGTTCATAAGCATACTGATAAAACACATGATAATATCCTTTAAAAAAACAAAGTCCATTAGGATCATTTAGCCAACCACTCTTTGGCTCAATATGATATTTTTGTCTCCAATTATTCATTTTTCTTTCCTATCTATTTATTGCTGTTTGCCTGTCTGTTACTGATTTCCAGCAGCTTTGCTCTCATTTCATTTTCTATATTCCTTAGCTCCGCTTCTGCTTCTTTTCTTTTTTGTCTGCCCTCATCCTGTATCTTTATCACTTCATCAAAAGTATTTATCAGGGTCTTATTTGTACTCTTTAGAGTCTCAATATCTATTATACCACGCTCTGACTCTTTTGCAGTTTCTATAGTAGCCGTCTTTAAGCTTTCCGCATTCTTCTTTAATAGCTCATTGGTCATATCAGATACTGCCTTTTGTGCCTTAGCTGCATCTGTGGAATGCTTTAATCCTATAGCTATTACCATTTGATTTTTCCAAAGCGGAATAGTGTTTACAATGGTGGACTGTATCTTATCAGACATAATAGAATCATTATTTTGAATAAGTCTTATCTGAGGTGCCATCTGTAATGATACCGTCTTTGTAAGTTCCAAATCATATATCTTCTTCTCAAAGCGGTTTATCATCTGTGAAAAATCTTTGGCCTTTTGTGTATCCTCAGGAAGTCCGGTTTCATCAGCTTTTTTTATAAGCTCAGGCAGTTCTATATTATTTGCTCTTTCAAGCCTTTTCTTGCCTGCCAGAATATACATTGAAAGTTCTTTATAGTAATTCATATTGAGCTCATACATCTTATCAAGCATCAGCACATCCTTCATCAAGGTTACCTGATGATCTTCAAGAGCTTTTGAAATATTGTTTACATTGACTTCTACTTTATCATACTTTGCCTTCATATTTGCAAGCTTGTTTCCGGCTTTTTTGAACAGTCCAAAAAATCCCCTGTCCTCTTCATCAATTTCCAGTGAACGGATCTCACCCACCACTCCGGTAAGCATATCACCTATTTCACCAAGGTCCTTAGTCCTTACTCTTTCAAGAGCATTCTCAGAAAAATCTGCAATCTTTTTTTGACTTCCCACACCATATGTGAGTACAGCCTGTGAATTGCTGATATCTATTTTCGAAGCAAATTCCTCTACCATTTTTTCTTCTTCAGGAGATAATTTTATCTGAGGGGTAGTATCTGACTTTACCTCCTCCACTACAGCTTTATTCGATTCCTCCTCTATATCAAATGTCAAGCTTGGTGTTTCTTTTAACATATCATCTAAATTATCCATTTTTATCTCATTATCATTCATATTCTCTATCTCCCATTGTTTTCATCCTGTATTCCGCCTATCAATCCATCTTTAGCCAGCATCACCTTTAAAAGTGCCGCATCTGTATCAGCATCAAAGGCCGAATTCTTAAAAAGTCTATTTTGAAATTCTTCACAAGCCTCATTTATAGAATCAATCGTCAGTTCAATCTCTTTTTTAGTATTTAAAATATCGCTGTCCGGTGATATTACATTATCAAAATCCTTATAAGTATTTATAAGCTTTATAGAAGTTGGCAAATAATACTTCATAAGCTTATAAAGCTTTTCTTCTTCCTTCGGCTCATTTCCCACTCTGTCAAATATTGCTATAAGAACAGTCTCCAGCTTTGTCAACTTAGATGACATAGGCTCCTTATTTATCTCTTGGTGTAATTTCCTAATAGTAGCTACATACTCTCTACCCTCAGATATAAGCCCACTCTCTTTTATATCATCTCTTATATTGTTCTTATTATCTACCTGATTTCTTCTTTTTTGCTCCTCTATTGCCAAATACTCTCTATATGTATCATCGGTCAGTATAAAGCATTTATCTACCAAATGTCCCTGTATAAAAATCTTTTTTTCTATCATCTTTTTAAGATTATTCTCTACAAATTGGGGACTTTCATTTGCCATAATTGCCATATCTTCTATATTCATATAAGTTCTATCATTCATAATACGATAATATCTCTGTGCTATATCTGTCAAACTAATATGAAATATTGCCGGAATAGAAAGAATACCTCCAATTATACAAAATGTCGCAAGTGGAATAATCGGTATCAACCAACCTATAAATGAAAATGGCAAAAGTGTTAAAGTCAGTATGATTATTGGAATTGCAAACATTATCATCATTGGCAAACCTACCCATATTTTTATTGTTGATGCAACTCTATTTGTCTTTAAATAAGCCTTTGATCTTTTATTTGATTTTGCAGCCTGATTATCATCATTTACTTTATTTTTCTTTGAGATATCTACTTCTTTAAGATTATCAACAACTTTATCTGCAAATTTCTTTGCATTGTTTCCTATATCGGTTTCATCAAAAATATAATCTACATAACCTCTAATAGCATTCCAGCCTTTATTATTCTGCGTACTCATTCTCACCTCTTCTTTTTTGGTAAACTCATGAATATCTTACACTATCAATATATAATCTCTACTTATTCACATCTCCTAACTTTTTTATTATCCCACAACTTTACCCAGTTATCAATATTAAACACATTTTACTCCATAAGTGCAGCAGTCTTTCTTTATATATAATATACTTTTTGCTTAATTCTTTTTGAAGCATATGCTTTATTATAAAAGCTTTGAACTCATATAAATATACATTTCTGATAAAGCAAAACTGTGAATATTTTGTACTATATTCATTGTTGTTTCCTTATATTAGAATTATAATATCTATGAATAAGTATATTGATATTCATAGATTATTGATTTAAAAGGAGGAGTATGGGAAAGGCATTTAGTGAAGAAGAAAAGGAAAATATAAAAGAAGCTATTATGGAAACGGCTCTTGAGCTGTTTCATGATAATGGCACAAAGTCACTTAGTATTTCAGTTTTGACAAAAAGAGTCGGTATTGCACAGGGAAGTTTTTATAATTTTTGGAAGGATAAGGATTCACTTATCATTGACCTGGCGGCATATAGATCAGGACAAAAGTTAAAAGCTCTTGAAGAGAATTTTTCAAGTTCACTTGATGATCCTATAGGCTTTTTAACTGAGGTCATCTATAAATACTCTCTTGATTTGATGATAAAGATAAAAACACAGCCTATATATGATGAAGCATTTAAAATACTGAAGGTTAAAAAAACTGATGAAGTAAATCAAATAGAATGGCTGTATGGAGAGTT is a window from the Lachnoanaerobaculum umeaense genome containing:
- a CDS encoding toxic anion resistance protein, with the protein product MNDNEIKMDNLDDMLKETPSLTFDIEEESNKAVVEEVKSDTTPQIKLSPEEEKMVEEFASKIDISNSQAVLTYGVGSQKKIADFSENALERVRTKDLGEIGDMLTGVVGEIRSLEIDEEDRGFFGLFKKAGNKLANMKAKYDKVEVNVNNISKALEDHQVTLMKDVLMLDKMYELNMNYYKELSMYILAGKKRLERANNIELPELIKKADETGLPEDTQKAKDFSQMINRFEKKIYDLELTKTVSLQMAPQIRLIQNNDSIMSDKIQSTIVNTIPLWKNQMVIAIGLKHSTDAAKAQKAVSDMTNELLKKNAESLKTATIETAKESERGIIDIETLKSTNKTLINTFDEVIKIQDEGRQKRKEAEAELRNIENEMRAKLLEISNRQANSNK
- a CDS encoding TetR/AcrR family transcriptional regulator codes for the protein MGKAFSEEEKENIKEAIMETALELFHDNGTKSLSISVLTKRVGIAQGSFYNFWKDKDSLIIDLAAYRSGQKLKALEENFSSSLDDPIGFLTEVIYKYSLDLMIKIKTQPIYDEAFKILKVKKTDEVNQIEWLYGEFLKKLVSYWRENKAIKSADEKGLSNAFIGSFLFCLEHHLFDEKYFEDVLETYISGIVKKYIKL
- the pth gene encoding aminoacyl-tRNA hydrolase → MILFDRLKNIFGFNKDRKESKMKLIVGLGNPGREYVNTRHNAGFYVVEKLAYELGEDISERKYKGLFAKTRIGNEKVIILEPQTYMNNSGESVRAFMDYFKIEAEDVIVVYDDINLEPGNLRIRLKGSAGGHNGIKSLIAHMGTSDFPRVKVGVGEKPSKMDLADHVLSRFSDTDKKLLDESASDAIEAIKLMVDGRYDMAMNRYNTKKTK
- a CDS encoding 5-bromo-4-chloroindolyl phosphate hydrolase — protein: MSTQNNKGWNAIRGYVDYIFDETDIGNNAKKFADKVVDNLKEVDISKKNKVNDDNQAAKSNKRSKAYLKTNRVASTIKIWVGLPMMIMFAIPIIILTLTLLPFSFIGWLIPIIPLATFCIIGGILSIPAIFHISLTDIAQRYYRIMNDRTYMNIEDMAIMANESPQFVENNLKKMIEKKIFIQGHLVDKCFILTDDTYREYLAIEEQKRRNQVDNKNNIRDDIKESGLISEGREYVATIRKLHQEINKEPMSSKLTKLETVLIAIFDRVGNEPKEEEKLYKLMKYYLPTSIKLINTYKDFDNVISPDSDILNTKKEIELTIDSINEACEEFQNRLFKNSAFDADTDAALLKVMLAKDGLIGGIQDENNGR
- a CDS encoding glycoside hydrolase family 32 protein, coding for MNNWRQKYHIEPKSGWLNDPNGLCFFKGYYHVFYQYAYEPEGGNKYWAHLKSKDLLHWEEAPIFMAPDQEYDKNGVYSGSALIKDDTMHIFYTGNVKQKGDFDYVYAGREHNTVHVTSEDGINVDSRNVVMYNKDYPDGLSCHVRDPKVFEYEDKYYMVIGARTMEDKGEALVFESEDLDNWKHIRTFETMARIGYMWECPDLFEINGQWILMACPQGLEGGKYEFQNIYSCGYFIIEGDFRSNGFITEYKEADFGFDFYSPQSFAHDGRRLLLGWMGMPYAKYTNPTVEYGYQHCMSVFRELDFANNTLYMKPAKELESLRKFSFEYGEENTEYKVLDEKRAFDLELQNFGDKLEIEIFDTLKLDFDAGRGDLELSFIANGYGRDKRFLKIKSIENIRLLIDASSVEVFVNDGKQVMSTRMYPSNYSNIKVSGNIRGKLYSLDI